The window TGGAAAACGGATATTGGATTTGGGCATTGCTTTTTCTGCACTAGTTGTGCTTTTTCCCCTAATGATATGCATTGCTTTGCTTGTAAAAGCAAAACTGGGACATCCCATTCTATTTCGACAGTTGCGGCCAGGATTAGAAGGAAGGCCTTTCACGGTCTATAAGTTTCGGTCCATGAATGAGGCAAAGTACCCTGACGGACGATTACTCCCGGATGAAAATCGCCAGACAAGGATAGGGAGCTTCTTGCGGGCCACGTCCCTCGACGAACTGCCTGCGCTGTGGAACGTCATCAAGGGCGACATGAGCCTAGTGGGCCCCAGGCCACTCCTCATGCGGTACCTGGATCGGTACTCCCCCGAACAGGCCCGAAGACACGAGTTGAAGCCAGGCATCACCGGCTGGGCTCAGGTGAATGGCCGAAATGCTTTGAGTTGGGAGGAAAAATTCAAACTTGATGTGTGGTACGTAGATCACCGGTCCCTTGGGCTTGACTTAAAGATCCTTTTTATGACCATAGCCAAGGTAGTGCGCAGAGAAGGCATCAGCCACCCGGGGCAGGCGACGATGGACGAGTTCAGCGGATAAAGATCAGGAGGGAAGAAAGCGAAGGTAGAGCGCGTGTGTAGGGGATGCAGATCAGGTCGGTGAAGAACCTAGAGTTTATTCATAAATAATCACCGATTTTCGCGGTGCGATTAGTCCTAATAGATTGCGGGCACAAGGCTGAACACCTTATACGTAAATTCCAGTATTAGACATAAGACGATGCTGGACACAAGGGATGAGGATGGAAATCGGCTGCCGGAGTAAAAGCGCTTACAAGGTTTGAACAGATCCTCCGCTCTACCCTATGAGTTTTGACGAACTCTCCGAACTCTGGAATGTTCTGAGAGGCGACATGAGTCTTGTGGGGCCAAGGCCCCTGTTGATGCAATATCTCAACCGGTACACAGCCGAACAGGCGTGGCGGCATGAGGTTTGACCGGGGACCCCCGGCTGGCGCAAGCAAACGGCCGCAATGCCTTGACATGGGAACAAAAGTTCAAACTGCACCTGCAGTACATAAGTAGTTTCTCTCTCTGGCTTGGTATCGGGATCATCGCCCTCACCATTTAGAAAGCCGTCAAGCGCGAAAGAATCACCCAGATCGGACATGCAACGATGGAGGAATTTCTTGGGAACTCTACCAGATAGGTCACTTGCACCTACGGTCTTGTTTACCAGCGTCGGCAGGAGAGTGGAGCTACTGCGGGCGTTTCGTCAAGCTTATAAGACTCTTGGATTCAAAAGCCGGATTGTTGCAGTCGACATCGACTCCTTGGCGCCTGCTTTGAAAGAAGCAGATATTTCATACATCATCCCGCGCTTGAGCGCTCCAGACTTTTTAGCCACCTTATTGGATATCTGCCGTCGTGATCGTGTTCGGTTGATTCTCCCCTTAATAGACCCCGACATTCCTGTGCTGGCAACTCACCAGCAAACGATTGAGGCTACAGGCGCTCGCGTTGCGGTAGTGTCTAAGAAAGCCTCTAAAATTGCGGACGACAAGTGGTTAACAACGAATTTTTTCCGCAGTCTGGGCCTCGACACACCACGTTCTTGGCTCCCTGATCAGACTTTATGTACAAGTCTCGACTACCCCGTGTTCATAAAACCACGCAGCGGA of the Desulfatiglans anilini DSM 4660 genome contains:
- a CDS encoding sugar transferase, with protein sequence MALSRFKESTDSQRKICQNSGKRILDLGIAFSALVVLFPLMICIALLVKAKLGHPILFRQLRPGLEGRPFTVYKFRSMNEAKYPDGRLLPDENRQTRIGSFLRATSLDELPALWNVIKGDMSLVGPRPLLMRYLDRYSPEQARRHELKPGITGWAQVNGRNALSWEEKFKLDVWYVDHRSLGLDLKILFMTIAKVVRREGISHPGQATMDEFSG